In a genomic window of uncultured Sphaerochaeta sp.:
- the cls gene encoding cardiolipin synthase, whose amino-acid sequence MLRKLLKFLTGRLFISLVLVALQIAFFVYIFSFAQNDTLWIQLFSALSLLMTLVVVVRSLNPAYKIGWMLIFMVFPVYGGFLYLLFGNRKLNARLRKRLEQLNIFYKKGVEGGMYSDLLPMQALSSYSRTLARQAQYIANISGYPVWGNTEVEYFPSGESWALDVLSELKKAKSFIFMEFFIVSEGELWDALLEVLLEKRKMGVQVRLLYDDVGSILELPTHFDRRLRSLGLDVVPFNPLRAHLNSRLNSRDHRKVVVIDGNIGYTGGMNIADEYVNRLIKFGHWKDTAVKLKGDAVWSLSQMFLQLWAFSTSQAENFALYRPTLTCHTDGFVQPFADNPLDNENVAENAYIQIISMAKKYVWITTPYLVLDNEMFTALKIAAQSGVDVRIITPHMPDKWYVFAVTRQNYRPLLEAGVRIYEYTPGFLHAKMFVSDDRVAIIGTINMDYRSFYLHFENGVVLYGSSVIRQVYEDIGHTLDISKEIDMAFMKKRPLYKRIIGMLLKIAAPLL is encoded by the coding sequence ATGTTGCGAAAACTTCTGAAATTCCTGACTGGACGGCTGTTCATCTCCCTGGTGCTCGTCGCCCTGCAGATCGCCTTCTTTGTCTACATCTTCTCTTTTGCCCAGAATGACACCCTCTGGATCCAACTCTTCTCGGCCCTCTCCCTCCTCATGACGTTGGTGGTTGTCGTACGCAGCCTCAATCCAGCCTACAAGATAGGATGGATGCTGATCTTCATGGTCTTTCCCGTCTATGGGGGATTTCTCTACCTGCTGTTCGGAAACAGAAAGCTCAATGCCAGACTGCGCAAGCGCCTGGAGCAACTGAACATCTTCTACAAGAAGGGCGTGGAAGGGGGGATGTACAGCGATTTGCTTCCCATGCAGGCGCTCTCCTCCTATTCAAGGACTTTGGCAAGGCAGGCACAGTACATCGCAAACATCAGCGGCTACCCGGTGTGGGGCAATACGGAAGTGGAGTATTTCCCCAGCGGAGAGAGCTGGGCTCTGGATGTGCTTTCAGAATTGAAGAAGGCAAAGTCCTTCATATTCATGGAATTCTTCATTGTCAGCGAAGGCGAACTGTGGGATGCCCTGCTCGAGGTGTTGTTGGAGAAACGGAAGATGGGTGTTCAGGTTCGTCTGCTTTACGACGATGTGGGATCCATCCTCGAACTTCCCACCCATTTTGACCGTCGTCTTCGCTCCCTGGGCTTGGATGTGGTGCCTTTCAACCCCCTTAGGGCCCATCTGAACAGCAGGCTGAACAGCCGGGACCACCGCAAGGTGGTGGTCATTGACGGGAATATCGGATACACGGGGGGGATGAACATCGCTGATGAGTACGTGAACCGGCTGATCAAATTCGGCCACTGGAAGGATACTGCCGTCAAACTCAAGGGTGATGCGGTGTGGAGCCTTTCGCAGATGTTCCTCCAGCTGTGGGCTTTCTCCACTTCCCAAGCCGAGAACTTTGCCCTCTACCGGCCGACGCTCACCTGCCATACGGATGGGTTCGTCCAGCCGTTTGCGGACAATCCGCTGGATAATGAGAACGTGGCGGAGAATGCCTACATCCAGATCATCAGCATGGCCAAGAAGTATGTCTGGATCACGACACCCTATTTGGTCTTGGACAACGAGATGTTCACCGCCCTGAAGATTGCGGCCCAGAGCGGGGTGGATGTGAGGATCATCACCCCCCATATGCCGGACAAATGGTATGTGTTTGCCGTAACACGGCAGAACTATCGTCCGCTTCTGGAGGCTGGGGTGAGAATCTATGAGTACACCCCGGGTTTCCTGCATGCAAAGATGTTTGTCAGTGATGACAGGGTCGCCATCATCGGGACGATCAACATGGACTACCGTTCCTTCTATCTCCATTTTGAGAACGGTGTGGTGCTCTACGGCTCTTCGGTGATACGTCAGGTGTATGAGGATATCGGCCACACCTTGGATATCAGCAAGGAAATAGATATGGCGTTTATGAAAAAGCGACCACTATACAAACGAATCATCGGGATGCTGCTCAAGATTGCAGCACCCCTCTTGTAG
- a CDS encoding epoxyqueuosine reductase QueH — protein sequence MEEHDILVHACCGPCSTASIERMQEEGWNPVLYFSNSNIVPQEEADKRYEALLEVARVYNLQVIREHYDHQSWLDAIKGHETEREGGSRCELCFAYNLREASEKAQELGFTHFTTTLTVSRFKNSKVIFRVGEAFPGFEMLDFKKKGGFEKSVALSKQLGIYRQHYCGCEFSQI from the coding sequence ATGGAAGAGCACGATATCCTGGTCCATGCTTGTTGCGGACCCTGCAGTACAGCCAGTATTGAGCGTATGCAAGAGGAGGGGTGGAACCCTGTTCTCTACTTCTCCAACTCCAACATAGTTCCCCAAGAGGAAGCTGACAAGCGCTATGAGGCGCTCTTGGAGGTTGCCAGGGTGTACAACCTGCAGGTTATCCGGGAGCACTATGACCACCAGAGTTGGCTCGATGCCATCAAGGGGCATGAGACCGAACGTGAGGGGGGCAGTCGTTGTGAGCTCTGTTTTGCCTACAACCTAAGAGAAGCAAGCGAGAAGGCACAGGAACTGGGCTTCACCCATTTCACCACCACCCTGACAGTCAGTCGGTTCAAGAACAGCAAGGTCATCTTCCGGGTTGGGGAGGCGTTTCCTGGCTTTGAGATGCTTGACTTCAAGAAAAAGGGTGGGTTCGAAAAGAGCGTGGCCCTTTCCAAGCAGTTGGGAATCTACCGTCAGCACTATTGTGGGTGTGAATTCTCCCAAATCTGA